One window from the genome of Deltaproteobacteria bacterium encodes:
- the gspC gene encoding type II secretion system protein GspC, with amino-acid sequence MVRMLTKHFWVIHLIFLAAVAWLVAHLFVVIIQDRLTISPQPSPAGSLPPFQAERQEPYDRYAPITASNIFNPGEKGLKLLPLDEMKTAGTAIGEISGGAKPSMPGSYKLVGTISGPGDRSYAIIQEGADRKQKIYRFHEDIDGGKIVKISRDHIVIKRQKEEEVLSFISKEVRPQPVAGSPPPPATGETVRRMSPNRFLINREDATASVGDVNKFMTQVRMKPHFVMGQPSGYSVSEVIPGSLIEKIGFRNNDIIKKVNGQMINKPEEVYQAYSQLLRDSNIEVEIERGGRSEIFRYEIK; translated from the coding sequence ATGGTCAGAATGCTCACCAAGCATTTCTGGGTAATTCATCTAATTTTTCTTGCCGCCGTTGCGTGGCTAGTTGCTCACCTTTTTGTCGTGATCATTCAGGATCGATTGACCATTTCTCCTCAACCTTCTCCAGCAGGGAGTTTACCTCCTTTCCAGGCAGAAAGGCAAGAACCCTATGACCGATATGCCCCGATCACAGCAAGCAACATCTTTAATCCCGGAGAAAAAGGGTTAAAATTACTTCCCCTGGATGAAATGAAAACAGCCGGCACCGCAATTGGGGAAATTTCTGGAGGCGCCAAGCCTTCAATGCCCGGAAGTTACAAGCTGGTTGGCACTATTAGTGGCCCTGGCGATCGTTCCTATGCCATTATTCAGGAAGGGGCGGACCGCAAGCAGAAAATCTACCGTTTTCATGAAGATATCGACGGAGGAAAAATTGTCAAAATATCCCGGGATCACATTGTTATCAAGCGCCAAAAAGAAGAGGAGGTATTATCCTTCATTTCCAAAGAGGTTCGTCCTCAACCGGTGGCGGGCTCTCCGCCCCCACCCGCAACAGGAGAAACAGTGAGAAGAATGTCGCCCAACCGCTTTCTCATCAACCGTGAGGACGCAACGGCGTCTGTGGGAGATGTCAATAAATTTATGACCCAGGTCAGAATGAAGCCCCATTTTGTGATGGGCCAGCCGAGCGGATATTCCGTTTCCGAGGTCATCCCGGGTAGTTTGATTGAAAAGATTGGCTTCCGCAATAATGATATAATAAAAAAAGTTAATGGCCAGATGATTAACAAGCCTGAAGAGGTTTATCAGGCCTACTCCCAGCTATTGAGGGATTCGAATATTGAGGTGGAAATCGAGCGGGGAGGGCGATCGGAAATTTTTCGATATGAAATCAAATAA